The following proteins are co-located in the Pseudomonas synxantha genome:
- a CDS encoding amino acid permease, translating into MSGPHSSSGELKRGLKNRHIQLIALGGAIGTGLFLGSAGVLKSAGPSMILGYAICGFIAFMIMRQLGEMIVEEPVAGSFSHFAHKYWGGFAGFLSGWNCWILYILVGMSELTAVGKYVHYWWPEIPTWVSAAAFFVLINVINLANVKVFGEAEFWFAIIKVAAIVGMIALGSYLLVSGSGGPQASVSNLWDHGGFFPHGVGGLVMAMAIIMFSFGGLEMLGFTAAEADQPRTVIPKAINQVIYRILIFYIGALVVLLSLTPWDSLLATLNASGDAYSGSPFVQVFSMLGSNTAAHILNFVVLTAALSVYNSGTYCNSRMLLGMAEQGDAPKALAKIDKRGVPVRSILASAAITLVAVLMNYLMPHDALELLMSLVVATLVINWAMISFSHFKFRQHMNRTGQVPLFKALWYPYGNYVCLAFVVFILVVMLMIPGIQMSVYAIPVWVAFMGVCYWIKNKRRGPQPLDMAAPAVK; encoded by the coding sequence ATGAGTGGACCCCATTCTTCTTCAGGCGAGCTGAAACGCGGCCTGAAAAACCGGCATATCCAGTTGATCGCCCTCGGGGGCGCCATCGGCACCGGCCTGTTCCTCGGCTCGGCCGGGGTGCTCAAGTCCGCCGGCCCGTCGATGATCCTGGGCTATGCCATCTGCGGCTTTATCGCCTTTATGATCATGCGCCAGCTCGGCGAAATGATCGTAGAAGAACCGGTCGCCGGTTCCTTCAGCCATTTTGCCCACAAGTACTGGGGTGGCTTCGCCGGCTTTTTGTCGGGCTGGAACTGCTGGATCCTGTATATCCTGGTGGGCATGTCGGAGCTGACGGCCGTGGGTAAGTACGTGCACTACTGGTGGCCGGAGATCCCGACCTGGGTGTCTGCGGCGGCCTTCTTCGTGCTGATCAACGTGATCAACCTGGCCAACGTCAAGGTTTTCGGTGAAGCCGAGTTCTGGTTCGCCATCATCAAGGTGGCGGCCATCGTCGGCATGATCGCCCTGGGCAGCTACCTGCTGGTCAGCGGCAGCGGCGGCCCGCAAGCCTCGGTCAGCAACCTGTGGGACCACGGCGGCTTCTTCCCCCATGGTGTCGGCGGTTTGGTGATGGCCATGGCGATCATCATGTTCTCCTTCGGCGGCCTGGAAATGCTCGGCTTTACCGCGGCCGAAGCCGACCAGCCTCGTACCGTGATCCCCAAGGCGATCAATCAGGTGATCTATCGCATCCTGATTTTCTACATCGGCGCCTTGGTGGTGCTGTTGTCGCTCACACCTTGGGACAGCCTGCTGGCGACCCTCAATGCGTCCGGCGATGCCTACAGCGGGAGCCCGTTCGTGCAGGTGTTCTCGATGCTGGGCAGCAACACCGCCGCGCATATCCTCAACTTCGTGGTGCTGACCGCAGCGTTGTCGGTGTACAACAGTGGCACCTACTGCAACAGCCGCATGCTGCTGGGCATGGCTGAGCAGGGCGATGCGCCCAAGGCCCTGGCGAAAATCGACAAGCGCGGCGTGCCGGTGCGTTCGATCCTGGCCTCGGCGGCGATCACCCTGGTGGCGGTGCTGATGAACTACCTGATGCCCCATGACGCGCTGGAATTGCTGATGTCCCTGGTGGTGGCCACGTTGGTGATCAACTGGGCGATGATCAGCTTCTCGCACTTCAAGTTCCGCCAGCACATGAACCGCACTGGCCAGGTGCCGCTGTTCAAGGCGCTGTGGTACCCGTATGGCAACTATGTGTGCCTGGCATTCGTGGTGTTTATCCTGGTGGTCATGCTGATGATCCCGGGGATTCAGATGTCTGTGTACGCGATCCCGGTCTGGGTGGCGTTCATGGGCGTTTGCTACTGGATCAAGAACAAGCGAAGGGGGCCACAACCCTTGGATATGGCCGCTCCTGCGGTGAAGTGA
- the arfB gene encoding alternative ribosome rescue aminoacyl-tRNA hydrolase ArfB, translating into MLVISNNVHLPDAEIELTAIRAQGAGGQNVNKVSSAVHLRFDIPASSLPAFYKERLLALRDSRITSEGVLVLKAQQYRTQEQNRADALERLVELIQSATKVEKKRRPTKPTLGSKKRRLESKTKRGSIKAGRGKVDF; encoded by the coding sequence ATGCTGGTGATTTCCAACAACGTACACTTGCCCGATGCCGAGATCGAGTTGACCGCCATTCGCGCCCAAGGTGCCGGCGGGCAGAACGTCAATAAGGTCTCGAGTGCGGTGCACCTACGCTTTGATATTCCCGCGTCGTCGTTGCCTGCGTTCTACAAGGAGCGCCTGCTGGCGTTGCGCGATAGCCGTATTACCAGCGAAGGCGTGCTGGTGCTCAAGGCCCAGCAATACCGTACCCAGGAACAGAACCGCGCCGATGCGCTGGAACGTTTGGTGGAGTTGATCCAGAGTGCCACCAAGGTCGAGAAAAAGCGTCGTCCGACCAAGCCAACCCTGGGCTCGAAGAAACGCCGCCTGGAGTCCAAGACCAAGCGCGGCAGCATCAAGGCGGGGCGCGGCAAGGTCGACTTCTAG
- a CDS encoding segregation and condensation protein A, with the protein MEVFLEAFEGPLDLLLYLIRKQNINILDIPVAEITRQYMGYVELMQSVRLELAAEYLVMAAMLAEIKSRMLLPRSETVEAEEDDPRAELIRRLQEYERFKAAAEGIDNLSRVGRDVVVPKLDAPEARARKLLPDVSLEELLMSMAEVLRRGDMFESHQVSREALSTRERMSDVLERLKGGGFVPFVELFTAEEGRLGVVVTFMAILELVKESLVELVQNEPFAAIHVRARAE; encoded by the coding sequence CTGGAGGTGTTCCTCGAAGCCTTCGAAGGCCCGCTGGACTTGCTGCTGTACCTGATCCGCAAGCAGAACATCAATATCCTCGACATCCCGGTGGCGGAAATCACGCGCCAGTACATGGGTTATGTCGAGCTGATGCAGTCGGTGCGCCTGGAGTTGGCTGCCGAGTACCTGGTGATGGCCGCCATGCTCGCCGAGATCAAGTCGCGCATGCTGCTGCCGCGCTCGGAAACGGTGGAAGCCGAAGAGGATGACCCGCGCGCCGAGCTGATCCGCCGCCTGCAGGAATACGAGCGCTTCAAGGCCGCTGCCGAAGGCATCGACAACCTGAGCCGTGTGGGCCGCGATGTGGTGGTGCCCAAACTCGATGCGCCCGAAGCGCGTGCGCGTAAACTGCTGCCGGATGTGAGCCTGGAAGAACTGCTGATGTCCATGGCCGAAGTGCTACGCCGTGGCGATATGTTCGAAAGCCACCAGGTCAGCCGTGAAGCCCTGTCCACTCGCGAGCGTATGAGCGATGTACTGGAACGTCTCAAGGGCGGTGGGTTTGTGCCGTTTGTCGAGCTGTTCACTGCCGAAGAAGGGCGACTTGGGGTGGTGGTGACCTTTATGGCGATCCTCGAGCTGGTCAAGGAGTCCTTGGTGGAGCTGGTCCAGAATGAGCCTTTTGCGGCTATCCACGTGCGGGCGCGAGCCGAATAA
- a CDS encoding DUF962 domain-containing protein has protein sequence MENVRKFNSFAEFYPYYLSEHGNSTCRRLHFIGTTLVIGILAYAIGRGSLVLLLALPVAGYTFAWIGHFFFEKNRPATFQHPLYSLLGDFVMYRDMILGKVPF, from the coding sequence GTGGAAAACGTCAGGAAATTCAACAGTTTTGCCGAGTTCTACCCGTACTACCTGAGCGAGCATGGCAACAGCACCTGTCGGCGCCTGCACTTTATCGGCACCACCTTGGTGATCGGCATTCTTGCGTATGCCATTGGCAGGGGCTCACTGGTTCTTTTGCTGGCCTTGCCCGTCGCTGGCTACACCTTCGCCTGGATCGGCCACTTTTTCTTCGAAAAGAACCGCCCGGCGACCTTCCAGCATCCGCTCTACAGCTTGTTGGGGGATTTTGTGATGTACCGCGACATGATCCTGGGCAAGGTGCCGTTCTAA
- the rluB gene encoding 23S rRNA pseudouridine(2605) synthase RluB: MNDQDQNDSQEIGPAGEKLQKVLARIGVGSRRDVEAWITQKRIKVNGVEATLGQRVDLHDAITIDGKVIKREEAAESVRRVIMYNKPDGEICTRDDPEGRPTVFDKMPKPKEGRWINIGRLDINTTGLLMFTTDGELANRLMHPSYEMDREYAVRVRGEVDDEMIERLKAGVVLEDGPAKFTDIKQAPGGEGFNHWYHCVVMEGRNREVRRLWESQGLVVSRLKRVRFGPVFLNSDLPMGRWREMSQYEVDILSAEVGLTPVAMPQMNAKSKDKLERMQRKSSRPVARTERVARTLRPALNAPATGGRISREPQIEGERRPTAPSRQEGERAPRTPRPARGEAPSGGRSNRGEADRPADSASTKRPAKPAANKRPGPKLVADEPSGKRRGAPAGSGQRPGFGRKKPQ, from the coding sequence ATGAATGACCAAGACCAGAACGACAGCCAGGAAATCGGCCCAGCAGGCGAAAAGCTGCAAAAGGTGCTGGCGCGTATCGGCGTGGGCTCGCGCCGCGACGTTGAAGCCTGGATCACCCAGAAGCGCATCAAGGTCAACGGCGTCGAGGCCACCCTCGGCCAGCGCGTCGACCTGCACGATGCAATCACCATCGATGGCAAGGTGATCAAGCGTGAAGAGGCTGCCGAATCGGTGCGCCGCGTGATCATGTACAACAAGCCCGATGGCGAGATCTGCACCCGTGACGACCCGGAAGGCCGTCCGACCGTGTTCGACAAGATGCCAAAGCCTAAAGAAGGCCGCTGGATCAACATCGGTCGCCTGGACATCAACACCACCGGCTTGCTGATGTTCACCACCGACGGTGAACTGGCTAACCGCCTGATGCATCCGTCCTACGAGATGGACCGTGAATACGCTGTGCGTGTACGCGGTGAAGTCGATGACGAGATGATCGAACGCCTCAAGGCCGGCGTGGTGCTGGAAGACGGCCCTGCCAAGTTCACCGATATCAAGCAGGCTCCAGGCGGTGAAGGTTTCAACCATTGGTACCACTGCGTGGTGATGGAAGGCCGCAACCGTGAAGTGCGTCGCCTGTGGGAATCCCAGGGCTTGGTGGTCAGCCGCTTGAAACGCGTGCGTTTCGGCCCGGTGTTCCTGAATTCCGACCTGCCGATGGGCCGCTGGCGCGAAATGAGCCAGTACGAAGTCGACATCCTCAGCGCCGAAGTCGGCCTGACGCCGGTCGCGATGCCGCAGATGAATGCCAAGAGCAAGGACAAGCTTGAGCGTATGCAGCGTAAATCCTCGCGCCCAGTAGCGCGTACCGAGCGCGTGGCCCGTACCCTGCGCCCGGCGCTGAATGCACCGGCCACGGGCGGTCGTATCTCCCGTGAGCCGCAGATCGAAGGTGAGCGTCGCCCTACCGCACCGTCCCGTCAGGAAGGTGAGCGTGCTCCCCGCACACCACGTCCTGCTCGTGGCGAAGCGCCAAGCGGTGGTCGCAGCAACCGTGGTGAAGCGGATCGCCCGGCCGACAGCGCCAGTACCAAGCGTCCAGCCAAGCCAGCGGCGAACAAACGCCCTGGCCCGAAACTGGTAGCCGATGAGCCATCGGGCAAGCGCCGTGGCGCACCGGCAGGCTCCGGTCAGCGTCCTGGTTTTGGTCGCAAGAAGCCGCAGTGA
- a CDS encoding MFS transporter, with translation MPDSQRPMAVTLQVVSIVLFTFIGYLNIGIPLAVLPGYVHSQLGYGAVIAGLVISVQYLATLLSRPYAGKIIDNLGSKRAVLIGLAGCGLSGVFMLLAAWFSSLPALSLGSLLIGRLVLGSAESLVGSGAIGWGIGRVGAANTAKVISWNGIASYGALAVGAPLGVLMVSHFGLWSMGFSIILLAVVGVLLAWKKQAAPIVPGVRLPFMNVLGRVLPHGCALALGSIGFGTIATFITLYYSTQHWDNAVWALSLFGASFIGARLLFGNLINRIGGFRVAIACLSVEVLGLLLLWLAPDAQLALAGAALSGFGFSLVFPALGVEAVNLVPASSRGSAVGAYSLFIDLSLGITGPLAGAVAAGFGFASIFLFAALAAAAGLLLSLYLYRQAPKARETRDA, from the coding sequence ATGCCAGATTCCCAGCGACCCATGGCGGTCACGCTGCAAGTCGTATCCATCGTGCTGTTTACCTTTATCGGCTACCTGAATATCGGCATTCCCCTGGCCGTCTTGCCGGGCTACGTCCATAGCCAATTGGGCTATGGCGCGGTGATCGCCGGGCTGGTGATCAGCGTGCAATACCTGGCCACCCTGCTGAGCCGTCCCTATGCCGGCAAGATTATCGACAACCTGGGCAGCAAGCGCGCCGTGCTGATTGGCCTGGCGGGCTGCGGATTGAGCGGGGTGTTCATGCTGCTGGCAGCGTGGTTTTCCAGCCTGCCGGCGCTCAGCCTGGGCAGCCTGCTGATCGGTAGACTGGTGCTGGGCAGCGCTGAAAGCCTGGTGGGCTCGGGCGCGATTGGCTGGGGCATCGGTCGCGTCGGTGCGGCGAATACGGCCAAGGTCATCTCCTGGAACGGCATCGCCAGCTACGGCGCGCTGGCGGTCGGAGCACCGCTGGGGGTGCTGATGGTCAGCCATTTCGGATTGTGGAGCATGGGCTTCAGCATCATTCTGCTGGCGGTAGTGGGCGTGCTGCTGGCCTGGAAAAAGCAAGCGGCGCCAATTGTGCCTGGCGTCCGCTTGCCGTTCATGAATGTGCTGGGCCGGGTACTACCCCATGGTTGCGCGCTGGCGTTGGGCTCAATCGGCTTTGGCACCATCGCCACCTTTATCACCCTGTACTACAGCACCCAGCACTGGGACAACGCGGTGTGGGCCCTGAGCCTGTTCGGCGCCAGCTTTATCGGCGCACGCTTATTGTTCGGCAACTTGATCAACCGCATTGGCGGCTTTCGGGTTGCGATTGCCTGCCTGTCTGTGGAAGTGCTCGGCCTGCTGCTGCTGTGGCTGGCGCCAGATGCCCAGCTGGCACTGGCAGGTGCGGCGTTGAGTGGCTTCGGCTTTTCCCTGGTGTTCCCGGCGCTGGGGGTGGAGGCGGTCAACCTGGTGCCGGCCTCCAGCCGTGGCTCGGCGGTGGGCGCCTATTCGCTGTTTATCGACTTGTCGCTGGGCATCACCGGGCCGCTGGCTGGCGCCGTGGCGGCAGGTTTTGGCTTTGCGTCGATCTTCCTGTTCGCCGCCCTCGCCGCTGCAGCGGGCTTGCTGCTGAGCCTCTACCTGTACCGCCAGGCGCCCAAGGCCCGCGAAACACGCGACGCCTAG
- a CDS encoding AraC family transcriptional regulator: MSERTTSASWAMGIVKALEMDGLDCRALFRQLGLDYAALNDPDARFPQDAMTRLWQRAVELSGNPAIGLNMGKVARPASFHVAGYALMSSNTLAEGFMRLVRYQRIIAESADLSFRLLPEGYALILTVHGDHLPPTRQSAEASLASALALCGWLTGRTLQPRKVLLQGDQPADLAPYKQAFHAPLQFDAPYDALIFEQADMEAPLPTANEAMALLHDRFAGEYLARFSESRVTHKARQVLCRLLPQGEPKREAVAQTLHLSQRTLQRRLQEEGTSFQALLDDTRRELAEQYLAQPNMTLLEIAYLLGFADPSNFFRAFRRWFDATPGEYRARLLAMSAVSGARTPECTAQTR; encoded by the coding sequence ATGAGCGAACGAACAACTTCTGCAAGCTGGGCGATGGGGATAGTCAAGGCACTGGAAATGGACGGCCTGGATTGCCGTGCCTTGTTCAGGCAACTGGGCCTGGATTATGCGGCGCTGAATGACCCCGACGCGCGATTCCCTCAGGATGCCATGACTCGTCTGTGGCAGCGGGCGGTGGAATTGTCGGGCAACCCGGCGATTGGCCTGAACATGGGCAAGGTAGCGCGTCCTGCCTCGTTTCATGTCGCCGGTTATGCCTTGATGTCCAGCAACACCCTGGCCGAAGGCTTTATGCGACTGGTGCGCTACCAGCGCATCATCGCCGAAAGCGCTGACTTGAGCTTCCGACTCTTGCCCGAAGGCTATGCGCTGATTCTGACGGTTCATGGCGATCACCTGCCGCCGACCCGACAAAGCGCCGAAGCCTCGTTGGCGAGCGCCCTGGCCTTGTGTGGCTGGCTTACCGGTCGCACCCTGCAACCGCGCAAAGTGCTGCTGCAGGGCGATCAACCCGCGGACCTGGCGCCGTACAAACAGGCCTTTCATGCGCCTTTGCAATTCGATGCACCTTATGACGCGCTGATCTTCGAGCAAGCCGACATGGAGGCGCCACTGCCCACCGCCAACGAAGCCATGGCGCTGTTGCACGACCGCTTTGCCGGTGAATACCTGGCGCGTTTTTCCGAAAGTCGCGTGACCCACAAGGCACGGCAGGTGTTGTGCCGTCTGCTGCCCCAAGGCGAACCCAAGCGCGAAGCGGTGGCCCAGACGTTGCACCTGTCCCAGCGCACCTTGCAGCGGCGTCTGCAGGAAGAGGGCACCAGCTTCCAGGCTTTGCTCGATGACACCCGTCGCGAACTGGCCGAGCAATACCTGGCACAGCCGAACATGACCTTGCTGGAAATTGCCTACCTGCTGGGTTTTGCCGACCCGAGCAACTTTTTTCGCGCGTTTCGTCGCTGGTTTGATGCTACGCCCGGCGAATACCGGGCGCGGTTGCTGGCAATGTCGGCGGTCAGTGGCGCCAGAACGCCGGAATGCACAGCACAAACACGGTAA
- the scpB gene encoding SMC-Scp complex subunit ScpB, with protein MNLTEPRELAPLLEAFLLASGKPQSLERLFELFEEAERPEPPVFKKALEILRKSCDGRAFELREVASGYRLQIREKFSPWVGRLWEERPQRYSRAMLETMALIAYRQPITRGEIEDVRGVAVNSHIVKTLLEREWIRIVGYRDVPGKPAMFATTKVFLDHFNLKNLDDLPPLAELREMEAEPVLDFDDAPVPASLQELADASAEPEEPKDETSFHTLLLELDDMEQGIKTDFDDLLRDAADEPQTEVNVEPEPEVEEDILGVADAREKLLAAVAALEQPPLSDEEDEARALAEAIENERRQLED; from the coding sequence ATGAATCTGACTGAACCCCGCGAACTGGCACCCTTGCTGGAGGCCTTTCTCCTGGCCTCGGGCAAACCGCAATCCCTGGAGCGCCTGTTCGAACTCTTTGAAGAAGCCGAACGCCCGGAGCCGCCGGTCTTCAAGAAAGCCCTGGAGATCCTGCGCAAGTCCTGCGACGGCCGTGCCTTTGAACTGCGCGAAGTGGCGTCGGGTTACCGCCTGCAGATCCGCGAGAAATTTTCGCCGTGGGTCGGCCGCTTGTGGGAAGAGCGCCCGCAACGTTATTCCCGGGCAATGTTGGAGACCATGGCGCTGATCGCCTATCGCCAACCGATCACCCGGGGCGAAATCGAAGACGTGCGTGGCGTAGCGGTCAACAGTCATATCGTCAAGACCCTGCTGGAGCGCGAGTGGATCCGCATCGTCGGCTACCGTGATGTGCCGGGTAAACCGGCGATGTTCGCCACCACCAAGGTGTTCCTCGACCACTTCAACCTGAAAAACCTCGACGACCTGCCGCCCCTGGCCGAACTGCGCGAAATGGAAGCAGAGCCGGTGCTCGACTTCGACGACGCGCCGGTGCCGGCCAGCCTGCAGGAACTGGCCGACGCCAGTGCCGAGCCGGAGGAGCCAAAGGACGAGACCAGTTTCCATACGCTGTTGTTGGAGCTGGACGATATGGAGCAGGGGATCAAGACCGACTTTGACGATTTATTGCGCGATGCTGCCGACGAGCCGCAGACCGAGGTGAACGTTGAACCCGAGCCCGAAGTCGAAGAAGACATCCTCGGCGTCGCCGATGCCCGGGAAAAGCTCCTGGCCGCCGTCGCCGCCCTCGAACAACCGCCGCTGAGCGACGAAGAGGACGAAGCCCGAGCACTGGCAGAGGCCATCGAAAACGAACGCCGCCAACTCGAAGACTGA
- a CDS encoding imelysin family protein, with translation MIRMPLATASLLAIAISLAGCGEGKDKAAAPQAPAAASATAPAAAPAGQVDEAAAKAVVAHYADMVFAVYSDAESTAKTLQTAVDTFLANPNDETLKAARTAWIAARVPYLQSEVFRFGNTIIDDWEGQVNAWPLDEGLIDYVDKSYEHALGNPGANANIIANNEIQVGEDKVDVKDITPEKLASLNELGGSEANVATGYHAIEFLLWGQDLNGTGPGAGNRPASDYLTGDGATGGHNERRRTYLRAVTQLLVSDLEEMVGNWKPNVEDNYRATLESEPATDGLRKMLFGMGSLSLGELAGERMKVSLEANSPEDEQDCFSDNTHYSHFYDAKGIRNVYLGEYTRVDGTKMSGASLSSLVAKADPAADSALKADLAATEAKIQVMVDHAEKGEHYDQLIAAGNDAGNQIVRDAIAALVKQTGSIEAAAGKLGISDLNPDSADHEF, from the coding sequence ATGATTCGTATGCCCCTGGCCACCGCCAGTCTGCTGGCCATTGCCATTTCTCTCGCCGGCTGCGGCGAAGGTAAAGACAAGGCCGCCGCGCCTCAAGCTCCCGCAGCCGCCAGCGCTACCGCACCTGCAGCTGCCCCGGCAGGCCAGGTCGACGAAGCGGCTGCCAAAGCCGTGGTCGCGCACTACGCAGACATGGTGTTTGCGGTGTACAGCGATGCCGAATCCACCGCCAAGACCCTGCAGACCGCAGTCGATACGTTCCTCGCCAACCCGAACGACGAAACCCTCAAAGCGGCCCGTACCGCCTGGATCGCCGCCCGCGTACCTTACCTGCAGAGCGAAGTGTTCCGCTTCGGCAACACCATCATCGACGACTGGGAAGGCCAGGTGAACGCCTGGCCCCTGGACGAAGGGCTGATCGACTATGTCGATAAATCCTACGAGCACGCCCTGGGTAACCCAGGCGCCAACGCCAACATCATCGCCAATAACGAGATCCAGGTCGGCGAAGACAAGGTCGACGTCAAGGACATCACCCCGGAAAAACTCGCCAGCCTCAATGAGCTGGGCGGTTCCGAAGCCAACGTTGCCACCGGCTACCACGCCATCGAATTCCTGCTCTGGGGCCAGGACCTCAACGGCACCGGCCCTGGCGCGGGCAACCGTCCGGCCTCGGATTACCTGACCGGTGACGGTGCAACCGGCGGTCATAACGAGCGCCGCCGCACTTACCTGCGCGCCGTGACCCAACTGCTGGTCAGCGACCTGGAAGAAATGGTCGGCAACTGGAAACCCAACGTCGAAGACAACTACCGCGCCACTCTGGAGTCGGAACCTGCCACCGACGGCCTGCGCAAAATGCTGTTCGGCATGGGCAGCCTGTCCCTGGGCGAGCTGGCCGGTGAGCGCATGAAGGTATCCCTGGAAGCCAACTCGCCGGAAGACGAGCAGGACTGCTTCAGCGACAACACCCACTACTCGCACTTCTACGATGCCAAGGGCATCCGTAACGTCTACCTGGGCGAATACACTCGCGTTGACGGCACCAAGATGAGCGGTGCCAGCCTGTCATCCCTGGTGGCCAAGGCCGACCCGGCAGCCGATTCGGCCCTCAAGGCTGACCTGGCGGCGACCGAAGCGAAAATCCAGGTCATGGTCGACCACGCCGAGAAAGGCGAGCACTACGACCAACTGATCGCCGCCGGCAACGATGCGGGCAACCAGATCGTACGTGACGCCATCGCCGCACTGGTCAAACAGACCGGTTCGATCGAAGCCGCTGCGGGCAAGCTGGGCATCAGCGACTTGAACCCGGACAGCGCTGATCACGAGTTCTGA
- a CDS encoding TrkH family potassium uptake protein, giving the protein MALPTLRIIGFIIGIFLITLAVAMVIPMATLVIFERTSDLPSFLWASLITFIAGLALVIPGRPEHVHLRPRDMYLLTVSSWVVVCIFAALPFLLTQHISYTDSFFESMSGITATGSTVLSGLDSMSPGILMWRSLLHWLGGIGFIGMAVAILPLLRIGGMRLFQTESSDRSEKVMPRSHMVARLIVAAYVGITIFGSLAFWWAGMGLFDAINHAMSAISTGGFSTSDESLAHWKQPAVHWVAVVVMILGSLPFALYVATLRGNRRALIKDQQVQGLLGLLFVTWLVLGTWYWWTTDLHWLDALRHVALNVTSVMTTTGFALGDYSLWGNFSLMLFFYLGFIGGCSGSTAGGIKIFRFQVAYILLKANLNQLIHPRAVIKQKYNGHRLDEEIVRSILTFSFFFAITICTIALALSLLGVDWMTALTGAASTVSGVGPGLGETIGPAGNFSTLPDAAKWILSLGMLLGRLEIITVFVLCIPAFWRH; this is encoded by the coding sequence ATGGCGTTGCCGACCCTACGCATCATCGGTTTCATCATCGGCATCTTCCTGATCACCCTTGCGGTCGCCATGGTCATCCCGATGGCCACCCTGGTGATTTTCGAACGCACCAGCGACCTGCCCTCGTTCCTGTGGGCCAGCCTGATCACCTTTATCGCCGGGCTGGCCCTGGTCATCCCCGGTCGCCCCGAACACGTGCACCTGCGTCCCCGGGACATGTATCTGCTGACGGTCAGCAGCTGGGTGGTGGTGTGCATCTTCGCCGCCCTGCCGTTTTTGCTGACCCAGCACATCAGCTATACCGACTCGTTCTTCGAAAGCATGTCGGGCATCACCGCCACCGGCTCCACGGTATTGAGCGGCCTGGACAGCATGTCACCGGGCATCCTGATGTGGCGTTCGCTGTTGCACTGGCTTGGCGGTATCGGCTTTATCGGCATGGCGGTGGCGATCCTGCCGCTGCTGCGCATTGGTGGCATGCGCTTGTTCCAGACCGAATCCTCGGACCGCTCGGAAAAGGTCATGCCCCGCTCGCACATGGTGGCGCGGCTGATCGTGGCGGCGTATGTGGGCATCACCATCTTCGGCAGCCTGGCATTCTGGTGGGCAGGCATGGGCTTGTTCGATGCGATCAACCACGCGATGTCGGCAATTTCCACCGGTGGGTTTTCCACGTCGGATGAGTCCCTGGCGCACTGGAAACAACCGGCGGTGCACTGGGTCGCCGTGGTGGTGATGATCCTCGGCAGCTTGCCGTTCGCCTTGTATGTGGCCACATTGCGCGGCAACCGTAGGGCGCTGATCAAGGACCAGCAGGTACAAGGCTTGCTCGGCCTGTTGTTCGTGACCTGGCTGGTACTCGGCACCTGGTACTGGTGGACCACCGACCTGCATTGGCTAGACGCCTTGCGCCATGTGGCTCTGAACGTGACTTCGGTGATGACGACTACCGGATTTGCGCTGGGGGACTATAGCCTTTGGGGTAACTTCTCACTGATGCTGTTCTTCTACCTGGGCTTTATCGGCGGCTGCTCGGGCTCCACGGCGGGCGGCATCAAGATCTTTCGTTTCCAGGTCGCCTATATCCTGCTCAAGGCCAACTTGAACCAACTGATTCACCCACGGGCAGTGATCAAGCAAAAGTACAACGGCCATCGCCTCGACGAAGAAATTGTGCGCTCGATCCTGACCTTTTCGTTTTTCTTCGCCATTACCATCTGCACCATCGCCCTGGCCTTGTCACTGCTGGGCGTGGACTGGATGACTGCCCTGACCGGCGCCGCCAGTACCGTATCCGGCGTCGGCCCGGGCCTTGGCGAAACCATTGGCCCGGCCGGCAACTTCTCCACCCTGCCGGATGCGGCCAAGTGGATCCTGTCACTGGGCATGCTGCTGGGCCGGCTGGAGATTATTACCGTGTTTGTGCTGTGCATTCCGGCGTTCTGGCGCCACTGA
- a CDS encoding DUF1289 domain-containing protein produces MSSTKDPCISICKFSDDICVGCGRSKREIRAWKKLDKVDKRTVLAEAELRLLALGATGRRKSK; encoded by the coding sequence ATGAGTTCAACCAAAGACCCGTGCATCAGCATCTGCAAATTCAGCGACGACATCTGCGTCGGCTGCGGTCGCAGCAAGCGTGAAATCCGCGCCTGGAAGAAACTCGACAAAGTCGACAAGCGCACGGTTCTCGCCGAAGCCGAGCTGCGGTTGTTGGCCCTCGGCGCCACCGGTCGGCGGAAAAGCAAATGA